The proteins below come from a single Gordonia pseudamarae genomic window:
- a CDS encoding LysR family transcriptional regulator — MEVRRLRLLREFADRGSVGAVAAALHMTPSAVSQQLKVLADEAGVELLEPDGRGLRLTDAGRALVLRADDVIAAVERAVEEMSAYRSGKASVRLAMFPSGAALLLPGLLHEATAAGIDVRAGHLDVSYPDAPAALTDYDIVVTHRDERTHALSSPRVRITELMREPLDVIVSATSSFAHRATVSVAELADADWISVEGGYPVDDVLLSMSAVTGVAPRVAQRMLDFTTIEALVAAGHGIALMPRHAARDPAVTAVTLTGVRAARVYEALTRPNPRRSVEAVVDLLHAQADAIDAP; from the coding sequence ATGGAAGTGCGCAGGTTGCGGCTGCTGCGGGAGTTCGCCGACCGCGGGTCGGTGGGTGCCGTGGCGGCCGCTCTGCACATGACGCCGTCGGCGGTATCCCAGCAACTCAAGGTCCTCGCCGACGAGGCCGGGGTGGAACTGCTCGAACCGGACGGTCGTGGGCTCCGGCTCACTGACGCCGGACGCGCGCTCGTCCTGCGTGCCGACGATGTGATCGCCGCCGTCGAGCGGGCCGTCGAGGAGATGTCGGCGTACCGCTCGGGCAAAGCCTCCGTACGGCTGGCGATGTTTCCGTCGGGTGCCGCGTTGTTGTTGCCGGGCCTGCTCCATGAGGCAACAGCGGCCGGGATCGACGTGCGCGCAGGACATCTTGACGTCAGCTATCCCGACGCGCCCGCAGCGCTCACCGACTACGACATAGTTGTTACCCACCGTGACGAACGGACCCACGCCCTGTCCTCGCCGCGGGTGCGCATCACCGAGCTGATGCGCGAACCCCTGGACGTGATCGTCTCGGCCACATCGTCTTTCGCGCACCGTGCCACGGTGTCGGTGGCCGAGCTGGCCGATGCCGACTGGATCAGCGTGGAGGGTGGCTATCCCGTCGACGATGTCCTGTTGTCGATGTCGGCGGTCACCGGTGTCGCACCCCGCGTCGCCCAGCGGATGCTCGACTTCACGACCATCGAGGCGCTCGTCGCCGCCGGGCACGGAATCGCGCTGATGCCGCGCCACGCGGCGCGCGATCCGGCGGTGACGGCGGTGACGCTCACCGGAGTCCGCGCCGCCCGCGTGTATGAGGCGCTGACACGGCCCAACCCGCGCCGCTCCGTCGAGGCCGTGGTCGATCTGCTGCATGCGCAGGCGGATGCGATCGACGCCCCCTGA